The Heterodontus francisci isolate sHetFra1 unplaced genomic scaffold, sHetFra1.hap1 HAP1_SCAFFOLD_1288, whole genome shotgun sequence DNA segment AtcgtggggagtgtttgatggggacagtgtagagggagatttactctgtatctaacccccgtactgtacctgtcctggggagtgtttgatgggggacagtgtagagggagctttactctgtatctaaccccccgtactgtacctgtcctggggagtgtttgatggggacagtgtagagggagctttactctgtatctaaccccccccgtactgtacctgacctggggagtgtttgatgggggacagtgtagagggagctttactctgtatctaacccccccgtactgtactgtcctggggagtgtttgatggggacagtgtagagggagctttactctgtatctaaccccccgtactgtacctgtcctggggagtgtttgatgggggacagtgtagagggagctttactctgtatctaaccccccgtactgtacctgtcctggggagtgtttgatgggggacagtgtagagggagctttactctgtatctaacccccccgtactgtacctgtcctggggagtgtttgatgggggacagtgtagaaggagctttactctgtatctaaccccccgtactgtacctgtcctggggagtgtttgatgggggacagtgtagagggagctttactctgtatctaaccccccgtactgtacctgtcctggggagtgtttgatgggggacagtgtagaggagctttactctgtatctaaccccccgtactgtacctgtcctggggagtgtttgatgggggacagtgtagagggagctttactctgtatctaaccccccgtactgtacctgtcctggggagtgtttgatgggggacagtgtagagggagctttactctgtatctaaccccccgtactgtacctgtcctggggagtgtttgatgggggacagtgtagagggagctttactctgtatctaactcccccccccgtactgtacctgtcctggggagtgtttgatgggggacagtgtagagggagctttactctgtatctaaccccccccgtactgtacctgtcctggggagtgtttgatgggggacagtgtagaggagcttttactctgtatctaacccccccccgtactgtacctgtcctgggagtgtttgatgggggacagtgtagagggagctttactctgtatctaaccccccgtactgtacctgtcctggggagtgtttgatgtgggacagtgtagagagggagctttactctgtatctaacccccgtgctgtacctgtcctggggagtgtttgatgggggacagtgtagagggagctttactctgtatctaaccccccccgtactgtacctgtcctggggagtgtttgatgggggacagtgtagaggagctttactctgtatctaacccccccgtactgtacctgtcctggggagtgtttggacTTGTGCCGGGAAATGcaggtgttctgtgtgtgtgttgctcAATCTCAGCAGGAGCTGCAGGCTGTGTGACACACCTTAAATGAAAAGGGAAGGGAATACATTGTAAAAGACTTCAAAGTTGacaggtatgtgtgtgtgtgggggggtggggggggtggagggaaggagaaagagagagagagagagccaggcagctGCTGCGATGCAGTGAACACAAAGTACCCGCAGTTAAAGATTGTTCCGCTATCCCGCAGAATCTCCCCCTccctgcgttgtgtcccagtcctgcagagagtgtgtgtctctctctgtgtgtgtgtctctctctgtgtgtgtgtctctctctgtgtgtgtgtctctctctgtgtgtgtgtctctctctgtgtgtgtgtctctctctgtgtgtgtgtctctctctgtgtctctctctctgtgtctctctctctgtgtctctctctctgtgtctctctctctgtgtctctctgtgtgtgtctctctctgtgtgtgtctctctctctgtgtgtctctctgtgtgtgtctctctctgtgtgtgtctctctctgtgtgtctctctctgtgtctctctctctgtgtgtctctctctctgtgtgtctctctctgtgtgtgtctctctctgtgtgtgtctctctctgtgtgtgtctctctctgtgtgtgtctctctctgtgtgtgtctctctctgtgtgtgtctctctctctgtgtgtctctctctctgtgtgtctctctctgtgtgtgtctctctctgtgtgtctctctctgtgtgtgtctctctctgtgtgtgtctctctctctgtgtgtctctctctctgtgtgtctctctctctgtgtgtctctctctgtgtgtgtctctctctgtgtgtgtctctctctgtgtgtgtctctctctgtgtgtctctctctgtgtgtgtctctctgtgtgtgtctctctgtgtgtctctctctctgtgtgtctctctctctgtgtctctctctctctgtgtctctctctctctgtgtcctctctctgtgtgtctctctctctgtgtgtctctctctctgtgtgtctctctctgtgtgtgtctctctctgtgtgtgtctctctctgtgtgtgtctctctctgtgtgtgtctctctctgtgtgtgtctctctctgtgtgtctctgtgtgtctcctcCTCGGAGAGCCAGAGGgagcagttgggggtggggggaagagacagTGTGGTGCAATGGGATCCTCCTGTGCAGTCGAtaaggggcggggagtgggcagccCGTGGGATCTTGCCCtgcgccaccccacccccctccccccccccccccccccccccccccccccccccccccaccccaactccacgCAGACTCACCTCGGCAGGCCCCTGCCTCCTCCCGGTAGCCGCCCCGGCACTCGCAGCGGCCCACGGGCACCAGCCAGGAGCCCAGGGGCCCGCAGTGGAGGCGGGGGGAGCCCCCCCGGGGCAGGGCGTGGGCCAGGCAGGAGCCGACGACCTCCAGCAGCGAGGCGGGGGGCTGACGGTGGGCGGGAAGGAGGCCAGTCCGCGGAGGGCGGCGGGTGCAGCGGCGGTAGGAGAGGCGGGCGCGGACCAGAGCCACGCAGGCCCCGGCGTTCTGCAGGGCCAGGTAGAAGCCCGGCTGCCAGGCCGCGGGGCTGAAGGAACGCAGCTCCCAGTTCAGGCGGGCCCGGCCTGCCCGCACGTCGCCGGCCGTGAAACTCCGATCTGCCGCCAGCGTGCCGATCTTGGTGAACTGGGCGGCTGGAATCGGATGCCATAGTCGTGAGCCGTCTCCAGGTAGTACAGGTTGAAGGTCTCCCGGCAGGAGGAACCCGGAGCCGGCTCCAGGCTCCCGCAGTCCCGCACGGTGAACTCCAGCTCCACAAAAACACGCTGGGCTTCTCCCGGTGAATCCAACTGCTGCGAAGCCAGTGCTCCACGGAGATTCCCAGGCCGAGCATACAGTCACGGTACATGTGGGTGGGTGTTCCATTCACCATCTCCTGACCCAACTCccactgttagagagagagagagagacgggttgttagatacagagtaaagctcctctacactatccccatcaaacactccccaggacaggtacagtacggggggttagatacagagtaaagctccctctacactatcccccatcaaacactccccaggacaggtacagtacggggggttagatacagagtaaagctccctctacactgtcccccatcaaacactcccccaggacaggtacagtacgggggggttagatacagagtaaagctccctctacactgtcccccatcaaacactccccaggacaggtacagtacgggggggtttagatacagagtaaagctccctctacactgtcccccatcaaacactccccaggacaggtacagtacgggggggttagatacagagtaaagctccctctacactgtcccccatcaaacactccccaggacaggtacagtacgggggggggttagatacagagtaaagctctttccTGATTGCCGAGTACTTACTCCATTCGGGGGCTCTGATAACCAGCCCAGGTTCCCATCCAGTGTACTGGTGTCAAACAATATAACTGTGAATGGAAGATAATGTACAGAGTTAGTccttgagagggggagggagggggggagagagggagggcgagggagagggggcgagggagagggggCGAGGAGGGTGAGAGCGAGGcgatgggggagggagtggggggaagtGAATGATTCGAGCCGCCCCAGGGTAACAGTGTCTCTGATGCAATGCTATGAACAGGAAGTATCTAACCCCCCAcccaccaaaccccccccccccccacttccctggtcCCGGAGTCTGATCCAGAATGCCGAGGCCAGGCAGGCTTGTGAGGGCTTTTGGGTCGGGAAGGTTTAAGAGCGACTGGTGAtagtgggtggggaggg contains these protein-coding regions:
- the LOC137361214 gene encoding LOW QUALITY PROTEIN: ephrin type-A receptor 1-like (The sequence of the model RefSeq protein was modified relative to this genomic sequence to represent the inferred CDS: inserted 3 bases in 3 codons; deleted 1 base in 1 codon), with the protein product ILFDTSTLDGNLGWLSEPPNGWELGQEMVNGTPTHMYRDCMLGLGISVEHWLRSSWIHREXAQRVFVELEFTVRDCGSLEPAPGSSCRETFNLYYLETXSRLWHPIPAAQFTKIGTLAADRSFTAGDVRAGRARLNWELRSFSPAAWQPGFYLALQNAGACVALVRARLSYRRCPAALRGLASFPPTVSXPASLLEVVGSCLAHALPRGGSPRLHCGPLGSWLVPVGRCECRGGYREEAGACR